The Ruminococcus bovis genome includes a region encoding these proteins:
- a CDS encoding DUF4364 family protein, translating to MSFDTFDEGINPGGMRSKNEIRILICYLIKSVKAPVSKELILESLQKDGLANYFEASACFDDLVKNRHITVNDNNKYILTEDGMMIATQLEDSLAYTVKEKAFHCVMMLLEEEKTERENKVEIVKNERGYNVKCSITSEGLTILSLEFYVPDYEQAKLVKKNFRKNPELLYKTTISVLSKQKDLLTDTLKDLEMLS from the coding sequence ATGTCCTTTGATACATTTGATGAAGGAATTAATCCCGGTGGAATGAGAAGTAAGAATGAAATTAGAATACTGATTTGTTATTTAATTAAGTCTGTAAAAGCTCCGGTTAGCAAAGAATTGATTTTGGAGTCACTACAAAAAGATGGACTTGCTAATTACTTTGAGGCTAGTGCTTGTTTTGATGATTTAGTTAAAAACAGACATATTACTGTTAATGACAACAACAAGTACATTCTTACCGAAGACGGTATGATGATTGCCACTCAGCTTGAGGATTCCTTGGCTTATACAGTAAAGGAAAAAGCCTTTCACTGTGTAATGATGTTACTTGAAGAAGAAAAAACTGAAAGAGAAAACAAGGTTGAAATTGTTAAAAATGAAAGAGGATACAATGTAAAATGCTCTATCACCAGTGAGGGGCTGACTATTCTTTCTCTTGAATTTTATGTTCCGGACTATGAACAAGCAAAGTTAGTTAAGAAAAACTTTAGGAAAAATCCGGAGTTGCTATATAAGACTACAATTTCAGTATTGTCAAAACAGAAGGATTTATTAACCGACACACTAAAAGACCTAGAAATGTTGTCATAA
- the purE gene encoding 5-(carboxyamino)imidazole ribonucleotide mutase, whose amino-acid sequence MKKVAIIMGSDSDFPIVSKAIKQLKDYEVPFEVHVMSAHRTPDEASEFAKNAIKNGFGVIIAAAGMAAHLGGVLAANTTLPVIGIPCKGPCFDGMDALLATVMMPTGIPVATVAVNGAANAAILAIQMLALSDETLAQKLVDNRKKMAETVVSKDKDIQSKVDEI is encoded by the coding sequence ATGAAAAAAGTTGCAATTATTATGGGTTCTGATAGCGATTTTCCAATTGTTTCAAAAGCTATTAAACAGTTGAAAGATTACGAAGTTCCTTTTGAAGTTCATGTTATGTCAGCTCACAGAACACCTGACGAAGCATCTGAATTTGCTAAGAATGCAATCAAGAATGGCTTTGGTGTTATTATTGCTGCTGCCGGTATGGCTGCTCATTTAGGTGGTGTTCTTGCTGCTAATACAACACTTCCTGTTATCGGTATCCCTTGTAAAGGTCCTTGTTTTGACGGTATGGACGCTTTACTTGCTACAGTTATGATGCCAACAGGTATTCCTGTTGCTACTGTTGCTGTTAACGGTGCTGCAAATGCTGCAATTCTTGCAATCCAAATGTTAGCACTATCAGATGAAACTTTAGCACAGAAGTTAGTTGATAACCGAAAGAAAATGGCTGAAACAGTTGTTTCTAAGGATAAAGATATTCAGAGTAAGGTTGATGAAATTTGA
- a CDS encoding NfeD family protein gives MMPYIWFGIALFMAIIEGVTYQLVSIWFVLGAVVSAIVSIFVPENIWLQIILFIVISVATLIATKPIVKKITRTKKLPTNSDRYIGMKGVVKEEINNTLGVGLVNLKGSVWSATSDDGSVIPTDSVVIVKDIKGVKLIVSPVKE, from the coding sequence ATGATGCCTTATATATGGTTTGGTATAGCACTTTTTATGGCTATTATTGAGGGTGTAACTTATCAACTTGTGTCTATATGGTTTGTTTTGGGAGCAGTTGTTTCTGCAATAGTTTCAATTTTTGTACCGGAAAATATTTGGTTACAAATAATTCTGTTTATAGTTATTTCAGTAGCAACCTTAATTGCTACAAAACCTATTGTAAAGAAAATCACAAGAACCAAGAAATTACCCACAAATTCCGATAGATATATTGGAATGAAAGGTGTAGTAAAAGAAGAAATTAATAACACCCTAGGTGTAGGACTTGTAAACCTAAAAGGCTCTGTGTGGTCTGCTACAAGTGATGACGGTTCAGTAATTCCTACAGATAGTGTAGTTATAGTAAAGGATATTAAAGGTGTAAAACTGATTGTTTCACCGGTAAAGGAGTAA
- a CDS encoding DNA gyrase subunit A — protein MARKKKEPKAPQLPKIDGVIDGAGEVVEQKIASTIEENYMPYAMSVIMSRAIPEIDGFKPSHRKLLYTMYKMGLLTGKRTKSANIVGATMKLNPHGDSAIYDTMVRLSRGYEALLHPYVDSKGNFGKFYSRDMAWAASRYTEAKLDPICNELFKDIDKDTVDFVDNYDNTMKEPSLLPATFPSVLVNANTGIAVGMASNICSFNLREVCETTAALIRDKDHDIMSTLPAPDFIGGGQIIYDESAIKKIYETGRGGIKVRAKYQYDKANNCIDIFSIPPSTSCEVIIEKIIDLSKQGKVKEVADIRDETGLDGLKITIDLKRGTDPEKLMMKLFKLTTLQDSFSCNFNVLIAGVPRVMGVRELLNEWIAFRVECVRRRTYFDLNKKQEKLHLLKGLKAILLDIDKAVKIVRETEEESEVVPNLMIGFGIDETQAEYVAEIKLRHLNKEYILKRIEEIESLEKDIAELEAILASKQRVKTIIVKELKNVADKYGKDRVSELLYNVDESNESYVEEVPDYPVNLFFSKEGYFKKITPQSLRMSSEQKLKEGDMMIQHYESTNTAELLFFTNKCQVYKSKASDFDDTKASVLGDYVPAKLQMDEGEVPLKMFVTKDYNGMFVFAFENGKLAKVPMNAYYTKTNRKKLVSAYSDKSPLSDVMWLDEDKELMLTSSGGRVLLIHTGVINLKNTKNTQGVAVMRMKKGQYLEKLEEYTDGLFSKPSRYRTKTLPALGAFLTEEDSGNEQLSIL, from the coding sequence GTGGCAAGAAAGAAGAAAGAGCCAAAAGCTCCTCAATTACCTAAGATTGACGGTGTAATTGACGGTGCAGGTGAAGTAGTAGAGCAAAAAATTGCTTCAACTATTGAAGAAAACTATATGCCTTATGCTATGAGTGTTATTATGTCCAGAGCAATTCCTGAAATTGACGGATTTAAACCATCTCATAGAAAGCTACTTTACACAATGTACAAAATGGGACTTTTAACCGGTAAGAGAACAAAGTCAGCCAATATTGTTGGTGCAACAATGAAACTTAATCCTCATGGTGACTCAGCTATCTATGATACAATGGTTAGACTGTCAAGAGGTTATGAAGCACTTTTACATCCATATGTTGACTCAAAGGGTAACTTCGGTAAGTTTTACAGTAGAGATATGGCATGGGCTGCATCAAGATATACTGAGGCAAAACTTGACCCAATCTGTAATGAACTTTTTAAGGATATTGATAAAGATACAGTTGACTTTGTGGATAACTATGATAATACAATGAAAGAGCCTTCACTTTTACCGGCAACTTTCCCATCTGTACTTGTTAATGCAAATACAGGTATTGCCGTAGGTATGGCGTCTAACATTTGTTCATTTAACTTGCGTGAAGTTTGTGAAACTACAGCAGCACTTATTAGAGATAAAGACCATGACATTATGTCAACATTACCTGCACCTGACTTTATAGGTGGTGGACAGATTATCTATGACGAAAGTGCTATTAAGAAGATTTATGAAACCGGTCGTGGTGGTATCAAGGTTAGAGCAAAGTATCAGTATGATAAAGCAAATAACTGTATTGATATTTTCTCAATTCCACCATCAACTTCTTGTGAAGTAATTATTGAAAAAATTATTGATTTGTCTAAGCAAGGCAAAGTAAAAGAAGTTGCCGATATTCGTGATGAAACAGGTCTTGACGGTCTAAAAATCACAATCGACCTAAAGCGTGGTACTGACCCTGAAAAGCTAATGATGAAGTTATTTAAACTTACAACATTACAAGATAGTTTTAGTTGTAACTTTAATGTTCTGATTGCCGGTGTACCAAGAGTAATGGGTGTCAGAGAACTTCTTAACGAATGGATAGCATTTAGAGTTGAATGTGTAAGAAGAAGAACATATTTTGATTTAAACAAAAAGCAAGAGAAACTTCATCTTCTAAAAGGTCTAAAGGCAATTTTACTTGATATTGATAAAGCAGTAAAAATTGTCAGAGAAACTGAAGAAGAAAGTGAAGTTGTACCTAACTTAATGATAGGCTTTGGTATTGATGAAACTCAGGCTGAATATGTTGCAGAAATTAAGCTAAGACATTTAAATAAAGAATATATCCTTAAGAGAATTGAAGAAATCGAAAGTCTTGAAAAGGATATTGCAGAGCTGGAGGCAATCCTCGCAAGTAAGCAAAGAGTAAAGACTATTATAGTTAAGGAACTTAAGAATGTTGCCGATAAATACGGCAAAGACAGAGTTTCCGAATTACTATATAATGTTGATGAAAGTAATGAGTCATATGTTGAAGAAGTACCGGATTATCCGGTAAACCTATTCTTTAGTAAAGAGGGTTATTTTAAGAAAATTACTCCTCAGTCACTTCGTATGAGCAGTGAACAAAAGCTAAAGGAAGGGGATATGATGATTCAGCATTATGAGTCAACCAATACTGCTGAACTTTTATTCTTCACTAATAAGTGTCAAGTTTATAAGAGTAAAGCCTCTGACTTTGATGATACAAAGGCTAGTGTACTGGGGGATTATGTACCGGCTAAACTTCAAATGGATGAGGGAGAAGTCCCACTAAAAATGTTTGTTACAAAGGACTACAACGGTATGTTTGTATTTGCATTTGAAAATGGTAAACTTGCAAAAGTGCCTATGAATGCTTATTATACAAAGACAAACCGTAAGAAACTTGTTAGTGCTTATTCCGATAAGTCACCACTTTCTGATGTAATGTGGCTTGATGAAGATAAAGAATTAATGTTAACCTCATCAGGTGGCAGAGTTCTGCTTATCCATACAGGTGTAATAAACTTAAAGAATACTAAGAATACTCAAGGTGTCGCTGTAATGCGAATGAAAAAAGGTCAGTACCTTGAAAAACTAGAAGAATATACCGATGGTTTATTCTCAAAACCATCACGATACAGAACCAAAACACTACCTGCTTTAGGTGCATTTCTAACTGAAGAAGATAGTGGCAACGAACAACTTTCTATTTTATAA
- a CDS encoding pro-sigmaK processing inhibitor BofA family protein — MDYYLLSMLVIILIILAVLHKLGKNKKPLLRAFGSMIIGLSALFLVNVTSVITQVHIPISMFTVGVSAGGGVPAVALLLFLNLL; from the coding sequence ATGGACTATTATCTACTTTCTATGCTTGTTATTATCTTAATTATTCTTGCTGTTTTACATAAATTAGGCAAAAATAAAAAGCCCTTATTAAGGGCTTTTGGTAGTATGATTATAGGTCTTTCTGCACTGTTTTTAGTAAATGTAACCTCGGTAATAACTCAGGTACATATACCTATAAGTATGTTTACTGTTGGAGTGTCAGCAGGTGGGGGAGTTCCGGCAGTAGCACTTTTACTTTTCCTAAATTTGTTATGA
- the purF gene encoding amidophosphoribosyltransferase, which yields MKNNSLDFYNEKVHEECGVFGIYKMDDEVDVASISRDALYALQHRGQESAGIAVNNDGNFKSIKDVGMVSEVLTNQAMEELGTDGKIAIAHVRYTPYQALDRAGSQPLVIRYIQGSLAICHNGSITNFAEIRKNLEEGGAIFQSFSNAELIAYVIATERVNSETIEDAVKNACNKIEGAYSFVLTSPSKLIAVRDPYGFRPLCVGKLGQSYVVSSESCAFDSIGAQFIRHVKPGEMVVIDEDGFHSYMIEKPKKSALCVFEYVYIARPDSILDCGPVHAVRKEFGKELARDFPVDADLVCGVPDSGNEAAQGYAEESGIPYSAVFVKNKYIGRNLSSMKNTKKERLLMMRLNVLKHKVRGKKVVIIDDSIVHGSTASHIVKLLREAGAAEVHMRISSPPLKYSCYYGSDLHTEKNMIANLMTVEELQNFVGSDSLGFLSIESLRKISNENGISVCDACFTGNYTGPVPKENYVDKFSKKIKLSK from the coding sequence TTGAAAAATAATTCCCTAGATTTTTATAATGAAAAAGTTCACGAAGAATGTGGTGTGTTTGGTATCTATAAGATGGATGATGAAGTAGATGTTGCTTCAATCTCAAGAGATGCCCTTTATGCACTTCAACATCGTGGTCAAGAAAGTGCCGGTATTGCAGTAAACAATGATGGTAATTTTAAGTCAATTAAAGATGTTGGTATGGTTTCCGAAGTACTGACTAATCAAGCTATGGAAGAACTGGGTACTGACGGTAAGATTGCTATTGCCCATGTTAGATACACTCCATATCAAGCACTTGACAGAGCTGGTTCTCAGCCACTTGTTATTAGATATATTCAAGGTTCACTTGCAATTTGTCATAATGGTTCAATTACTAATTTTGCTGAAATTAGAAAGAATCTTGAAGAAGGTGGAGCTATTTTCCAGTCTTTCTCAAATGCAGAACTTATTGCTTATGTTATTGCAACAGAAAGAGTAAATAGCGAAACTATTGAAGATGCAGTTAAAAATGCTTGTAACAAAATTGAAGGTGCTTATTCATTTGTTCTTACTTCACCAAGTAAGCTAATTGCAGTAAGAGACCCTTATGGTTTCCGTCCATTATGTGTAGGTAAACTAGGCCAAAGCTATGTTGTATCTTCCGAGAGTTGTGCATTTGACTCAATCGGTGCACAGTTTATTCGTCATGTAAAGCCTGGTGAAATGGTTGTTATTGACGAAGACGGTTTCCATTCATATATGATTGAAAAGCCTAAGAAGTCTGCTTTATGCGTATTTGAATATGTTTATATTGCCAGACCTGACAGTATCCTTGATTGTGGTCCTGTTCACGCAGTAAGAAAAGAATTCGGTAAGGAACTTGCAAGGGACTTCCCTGTAGATGCTGACCTTGTTTGTGGTGTTCCTGACTCAGGTAATGAAGCTGCCCAAGGTTATGCCGAAGAATCCGGTATTCCTTATAGTGCAGTTTTTGTTAAAAATAAATATATAGGTCGTAACCTTTCTTCAATGAAAAATACTAAGAAAGAACGACTACTGATGATGCGACTAAATGTTCTAAAGCATAAAGTAAGAGGCAAGAAAGTTGTTATTATTGATGACTCAATTGTCCATGGTAGCACAGCCAGTCACATTGTTAAATTACTTAGAGAGGCAGGTGCTGCTGAAGTTCATATGAGAATTTCTTCACCACCACTAAAATATTCTTGTTATTATGGTTCAGATTTACATACTGAAAAGAATATGATTGCCAACCTAATGACAGTTGAAGAACTACAGAATTTTGTAGGTTCAGATTCACTGGGTTTCTTAAGCATTGAAAGCCTAAGAAAAATCTCTAACGAAAACGGTATTTCTGTTTGTGATGCTTGTTTCACAGGTAATTACACAGGACCGGTACCAAAAGAAAACTATGTTGATAAATTCAGCAAGAAAATAAAACTTTCCAAATAA
- the purN gene encoding phosphoribosylglycinamide formyltransferase produces MKNIVVLVSGGGTNLQALIDAEKSGIIKSGKITTVISSNPNAYALERAKNNNIDTDVIRRKDFDTFDEYDTALSELLKSKGADLVVLAGFMTILGHKVISAFENRIINIHPALIPSFCGEGFYGLKVHEEALKKGVKISGATTHFVTEECDGGPIIMQKSVEVKNDDTPEILQRRIMENVEWKILPLSVELFCSGKIKVEDNKTIISE; encoded by the coding sequence ATGAAGAATATAGTTGTTTTAGTTTCCGGTGGTGGCACTAATTTACAGGCACTTATTGATGCAGAAAAATCAGGTATCATCAAAAGTGGCAAGATTACAACAGTAATTTCTTCTAATCCTAATGCCTATGCACTGGAAAGAGCAAAAAATAATAATATAGATACTGATGTTATCAGAAGAAAAGATTTTGATACATTTGATGAATATGATACTGCTTTATCAGAATTGTTAAAGAGTAAAGGTGCTGACCTTGTTGTCCTAGCAGGTTTTATGACTATCCTAGGACATAAGGTGATTTCAGCCTTTGAAAACAGAATTATCAATATTCATCCGGCCCTAATTCCAAGTTTCTGTGGTGAAGGCTTTTATGGACTGAAAGTTCATGAAGAAGCACTAAAAAAGGGTGTTAAAATTTCAGGTGCAACAACTCATTTTGTAACAGAAGAGTGTGATGGTGGTCCTATCATTATGCAAAAGTCTGTTGAAGTAAAGAATGACGATACACCGGAAATTTTACAAAGAAGAATTATGGAAAATGTAGAGTGGAAGATACTTCCACTTTCAGTAGAATTATTTTGCAGTGGCAAAATAAAAGTAGAAGATAACAAAACAATAATTTCAGAATGA
- the purM gene encoding phosphoribosylformylglycinamidine cyclo-ligase, translating to MKNSFSESYKNAGVDVTAGYKAVELMKEHVKRTKTSGVVSGIGGFGGLFAPDMKGMEEPILVSGTDGVGTKLKLAFLLDKHDTIGIDAVAMCVNDVVCCGAKPMFFLDYIAVGKNVPEKVAQIVSGIADGCEMSYSALVGGETAEMPGFYPVDEYDVAGFSVGIVDKKKIIDGRKLTAGDVLIGLPSSGVHSNGFSLVRKVFGIDENTIHNEYPELDKPLGETLLTPTKIYVKPILDLISKVDVKAISHITGGGFYENIPRMLSDGLTAKIKKDAVPVLPIFKVIQRVGNIPEHDMFNTFNMGIGMIVAVAKENADKAVETLKAYGEDAVVLGELVEGNDGVIFE from the coding sequence ATGAAAAATAGTTTTTCAGAAAGTTACAAGAATGCAGGTGTTGATGTAACAGCAGGTTACAAAGCAGTTGAATTAATGAAAGAGCATGTTAAGAGAACAAAAACATCAGGTGTTGTTTCAGGCATTGGTGGTTTTGGTGGTCTGTTTGCTCCTGATATGAAGGGTATGGAAGAACCAATCCTAGTAAGTGGTACTGACGGTGTCGGTACAAAGCTAAAACTTGCTTTCTTACTTGATAAGCACGATACAATCGGTATTGATGCAGTTGCAATGTGTGTTAATGATGTTGTATGTTGTGGTGCAAAGCCAATGTTTTTCCTTGATTACATCGCAGTTGGAAAGAATGTACCTGAAAAGGTAGCACAAATCGTATCAGGTATTGCTGATGGTTGTGAAATGTCTTATTCAGCACTAGTTGGTGGTGAAACTGCTGAAATGCCTGGTTTCTATCCTGTTGATGAATATGATGTTGCAGGTTTCTCAGTAGGTATTGTTGATAAGAAGAAAATCATTGACGGTAGAAAACTAACAGCCGGTGATGTACTTATCGGTTTACCATCAAGTGGTGTTCATTCAAACGGTTTCTCACTAGTAAGAAAGGTATTTGGTATTGATGAAAACACAATTCATAACGAATACCCAGAACTAGACAAGCCTCTAGGTGAAACTCTACTAACTCCAACAAAGATTTATGTTAAGCCTATCCTAGACCTAATCAGCAAAGTTGATGTAAAGGCTATTTCTCATATTACCGGTGGTGGCTTCTATGAAAACATTCCTAGAATGTTAAGTGACGGCCTAACTGCTAAGATTAAGAAAGATGCAGTTCCTGTACTTCCAATCTTTAAGGTAATTCAGAGAGTTGGTAACATTCCTGAACATGATATGTTCAATACATTTAATATGGGTATTGGTATGATTGTTGCAGTTGCAAAGGAAAATGCAGATAAGGCAGTTGAAACTCTAAAGGCTTACGGTGAAGATGCAGTAGTTCTTGGTGAACTAGTTGAAGGTAATGACGGAGTTATTTTTGAATAA
- the secG gene encoding preprotein translocase subunit SecG, with translation MGVVSYILGALLILFCVLIILVVVLQEGNQQGLGVITGAADSFFSKNKARSWDSFLARWTKVFAAGFVVFVIVLDIIANFK, from the coding sequence ATGGGCGTAGTTAGTTATATCCTTGGTGCATTACTTATTCTATTTTGCGTACTAATTATCCTAGTTGTTGTTCTACAGGAAGGCAACCAGCAGGGTCTAGGTGTTATCACCGGTGCAGCTGATTCTTTCTTCTCTAAGAACAAAGCAAGAAGTTGGGATTCTTTCCTAGCAAGATGGACAAAGGTATTCGCAGCAGGTTTCGTAGTATTTGTTATCGTTCTTGATATTATTGCTAACTTTAAGTAA
- a CDS encoding SPFH domain-containing protein, producing the protein MDPIVKLVIIAAIIIAIIIVIVKNIKIVPQAHAYVIERLGTYQTTWNTGLHLKVPFVDRIAKKLSLKEQVVDFPPQPVITKDNVTMQIDTVVYFAITDPKLYTYGVERPLSAIENLTATTLRNIIGDLELDATLTSRDTINDKIRTILDTATDPWGIRVIRVELKNILPPKEIQDAMEKQMKAERERRAKILEAEGEKKSQILKAEGLKESTILKADAIKESKVREAQGEAEAIMLVQKAQADALKLLNEAKPIEEVLQLKSYETFQKVADGQSTKIIIPSDIKPLATAATAIKEIISNDNK; encoded by the coding sequence ATGGATCCAATCGTAAAGCTAGTGATTATTGCAGCAATTATTATTGCAATAATTATCGTAATCGTAAAAAATATCAAAATCGTACCTCAAGCTCACGCTTATGTTATTGAAAGACTTGGTACTTACCAAACAACATGGAACACAGGTTTACACTTAAAAGTACCATTTGTTGACCGTATTGCTAAGAAACTTTCACTAAAAGAACAGGTTGTAGATTTCCCACCACAACCGGTTATCACAAAAGATAATGTTACTATGCAGATTGATACAGTAGTTTATTTTGCTATTACTGACCCTAAGCTATATACTTATGGTGTTGAAAGACCACTATCAGCTATTGAAAATCTAACTGCTACAACTTTAAGAAATATTATTGGTGATCTGGAACTTGATGCAACTCTAACTTCAAGAGATACTATCAATGACAAAATCCGTACAATTCTTGATACTGCAACAGACCCTTGGGGTATTCGTGTAATCAGAGTTGAACTAAAGAATATTCTTCCACCAAAAGAAATTCAGGATGCAATGGAAAAGCAGATGAAAGCTGAAAGAGAAAGAAGAGCGAAAATTCTTGAAGCTGAAGGTGAGAAGAAGAGCCAAATCCTAAAGGCAGAAGGTCTAAAGGAATCAACAATCCTAAAAGCTGATGCTATCAAGGAATCAAAGGTTAGAGAGGCTCAGGGTGAAGCTGAAGCTATTATGCTTGTTCAAAAGGCTCAAGCAGACGCACTAAAACTTCTAAATGAAGCAAAGCCAATTGAAGAAGTACTACAGTTAAAGAGTTACGAAACATTCCAGAAAGTTGCCGATGGTCAGTCAACTAAGATTATTATTCCATCAGATATTAAGCCACTTGCAACTGCTGCAACTGCTATTAAGGAAATTATCTCTAACGATAATAAATAA